GAGATAGGCTCCTGCCATGAACACTCCCAGAAGCGTCAGCGCCTTCCTGGGTCTCATATTATCGAAAAGACGGATCAAGTATCTTGAAGAGAGAGCACAAACCGTATTAAATGCGGCAAAGATCACTCCGTACAACGCTATGTCCAGCTCGACAAGTTTGAAATACGGTTCGTAGAGCCAAAAACTGGCTCTAAGCATCACTCCCATCATTGCCGAGAAGTAAATTATCCATCTCACCCTGGGCTTTGTGAAAGCATCTCCGAATGACTTCACGACATGCACGAAGTAAGAGTGATGCGATTTCTCTCTGTTGGGCGGCTCTGTAAACAGCAGTGAGTACCCTCCCGATACCATGATCATTCCAACTGAAATCCAGAAAGGAGCGTAAGGTGAAACCGAGTAGAGAACGCCGCTAACAATTGAACCAATAGCCTGACCGACGAATATATTGGAAAGCGTTCTTGATTCTATTCCGCTGTAATCCTTTTCTCTATCTAATCTCGAAAGACTCTCGTACAGGATCGCCGAATCTGCTCCCGAACTGAATGTCATTCCCAGACCAAAGAGTAGTTCGGCAACGACAAATGCTGCGAAGTCCTCAAACAAGATGTAGAGGGATAGCGCAAACCCCATGACAACGGACGAGATTGTGAGAGAGAACTTCCTTGAAAACCTGTCAGCGACGGAGCCGGTAGGCACTTCAAAGAGAACCACCGCCACCGCAGATATCGATTGAAGCAGCATGATTTCGGAATAGTTCAGGCCCTTGAAGATCATATAGGGGACTAGAACAGGACCAATTATCATCATACCCTGTGTGAATTTGAACCGATAGTACACTGAGATGTTTCGTTCCATCTTTTCACTCATATGATCCCCTCCTAAAGAAAAAGGGCGGCCCCCGGCCACCCTCTCTACGATCTCTGAGACTTCTACAATTTGTATTTTCTCAATAGATCATCCAGTGCTTCCCGTAAGAGCGATGACTCGGTTCTGTTCAACAGTGCGGTCAGTTTTGCCAGTCCATCAAGCTGAGATCTCAAGTAGTAGTTGGATTTCATTACCATCTTCGATTCCTTTTCAAGCGGTGCAAATACGATCTGAC
The Mesotoga infera genome window above contains:
- a CDS encoding MFS transporter, whose translation is MSEKMERNISVYYRFKFTQGMMIIGPVLVPYMIFKGLNYSEIMLLQSISAVAVVLFEVPTGSVADRFSRKFSLTISSVVMGFALSLYILFEDFAAFVVAELLFGLGMTFSSGADSAILYESLSRLDREKDYSGIESRTLSNIFVGQAIGSIVSGVLYSVSPYAPFWISVGMIMVSGGYSLLFTEPPNREKSHHSYFVHVVKSFGDAFTKPRVRWIIYFSAMMGVMLRASFWLYEPYFKLVELDIALYGVIFAAFNTVCALSSRYLIRLFDNMRPRKALTLLGVFMAGAYLFPIVLVGIGSIAFLFLGQIVRALYPPIMRFYVNSNVGDAFRATVISIVSLSASLSFAIFSPAIGVGLDRGGAIPVYLVMGSVTLVGSLALWQVRNLQKKKKADREAAEKELADIVEEH